The Manihot esculenta cultivar AM560-2 chromosome 1, M.esculenta_v8, whole genome shotgun sequence genome has a window encoding:
- the LOC110618482 gene encoding NAC domain-containing protein 79: MENNSILSWDDDEQMELPPGFRFHPTDEELITHYLSQKVLDNCFCARAIGEVDLNKCEPWDLPWRAKMGEKEWYFFCVRDRKYPTGLRTNRATDAGYWKATGKDKEIYRAKTLVGMKKTLVFYKGRAPRGTKSNWVMHEYRLEGKYSAYNLPKTAKNEWVICRVFQKSSGGKKIHISGLGRVSSCGNELRPPALLPPLMDSSPHNSETRNSSGDASYVTCFSKPMEPKEDMVDSFNNSSSSNISPTSVLISKTSVPSSFYSSEISPNFANFQYPACVFTPEQSISRMFLENQGPNMKQNSKMELSQDTGLNSDISSVVINPELIHRSFEDQEAPSSCAGPADFDCLWSY, translated from the exons ATGGAAAACAATTCCATACTTAGTTGGGATGATGATGAGCAGATGGAATTACCTCCAGGATTTCGATTCCATCCAACTGATGAAGAGCTTATAACCCACTACCTCTCTCAAAAGGTTCTTGATAATTGTTTTTGTGCTAGAGCTATAGGTGAGGTGGATTTGAACAAGTGTGAGCCTTGGGATTTGCCTT GGAGAGCCAAAATGGGCGAAAAGGAATGGTATTTTTTCTGTGTTAGAGACAGAAAGTACCCTACTGGTTTAAGAACAAACAGAGCTACTGATGCTGGTTATTGGAAAGCCACAGGCAAAGACAAGGAAATCTACAGAGCTAAAACTCTTGTTGGAATGAAGAAGACTTTAGTTTTCTACAAAGGGAGAGCCCCTAGAGGAACAAAATCCAATTGGGTCATGCATGAATATAGATTAGAGGGAAAATACTCGGCCTATAATCTCCCTAAAACAGCAAAG AATGAATGGGTTATTTGCAGAGTTTTCCAAAAGAGTTCCGGTGGAAAGAAGATTCATATTTCAGGGTTGGGAAGAGTAAGCTCATGTGGAAATGAATTAAGGCCACCGGCTCTGTTGCCTCCATTGATGGATTCTTCTCCACATAATAGCGAGACAAGGAACTCAAGCGGCGATGCTTCTTACGTGACCTGCTTCTCCAAACCGATGGAGCCAAAAGAAGATATGGTTGATAGTTTTAACAATTCATCTTCTTCCAATATATCCCCTACCTCAGTTCTGATTTCAAAAACCTCTGTTCCAAGCTCTTTCTATTCCTCTGAAATTTCACCAAATTTCGCAAATTTCCAGTACCCAGCTTGTGTTTTTACGCCAGAACAATCCATCTCGAGGATGTTTCTTGAAAATCAAGGACCAAACATGAAGCAGAACTCAAAAATGGAGCTTTCACAGGACACAGGCCTCAATTCTGATATATCTTCTGTAGTAATCAACCCTGAACTGATTCACAGGTcctttgaagatcaagaggCTCCTTCAAGTTGTGCTGGACCTGCAGACTTTGATTGTCTATGGAGTTACTGA